The Spirosoma foliorum genome has a window encoding:
- a CDS encoding ISAs1 family transposase, producing MNWEAFFADVPDFRLNRRKKHDLLDILVITLLAVICGADDFEEVELYGRQKEAFLRTFLKLPNGIASHDTFNRVFKYLDKEAFGDCLYRWSSQIIATLAQQMNQISIDGKVLRGTAKKGHKKSGLCIVSAWVGEYRLVLGEEKVAAKSNEKTAIPELLTSLALVDSLVSIDAIGCEETNADLIVQKKGHYLLALKKNQPVIYEQVSERMQQMKFQLSSDEHVDFGSGRIETRRCYVETNLALYDSLQTWSHLSSIIMVEAIRDIDGVQTQQTRFYLSDLALSPQAFNGYVRQHWRIENHRADFYGSNKGWRMIFVIFFTPLDHRIDPMDEFIS from the coding sequence ATGAACTGGGAAGCTTTTTTTGCCGATGTGCCTGATTTTCGACTCAATCGTCGAAAGAAACATGATTTACTCGATATTTTAGTCATCACTTTGTTAGCGGTCATTTGCGGGGCAGATGACTTTGAAGAAGTCGAACTCTATGGTCGTCAAAAGGAAGCCTTTTTACGGACTTTTTTGAAGCTACCTAACGGTATTGCCTCGCATGATACCTTTAATCGGGTCTTCAAATATCTTGATAAAGAGGCCTTTGGTGATTGTTTGTACCGTTGGTCAAGTCAAATCATAGCAACCTTGGCCCAGCAGATGAATCAGATTTCCATTGATGGAAAAGTCTTACGGGGGACGGCTAAAAAGGGGCATAAAAAATCCGGCTTATGCATCGTCAGTGCTTGGGTAGGTGAGTATCGACTAGTACTGGGGGAGGAAAAAGTAGCTGCTAAAAGCAACGAAAAAACAGCGATTCCTGAACTGTTAACTTCGTTGGCCTTAGTTGACTCGTTAGTTAGCATCGACGCGATTGGCTGTGAAGAAACGAATGCCGATTTAATTGTGCAAAAAAAAGGGCATTATCTGTTGGCCTTAAAGAAAAACCAGCCAGTAATCTATGAGCAGGTAAGTGAGCGAATGCAACAGATGAAATTTCAATTATCTAGTGATGAGCACGTTGACTTTGGTAGTGGCCGCATTGAAACTCGCCGTTGCTATGTTGAGACTAATCTGGCTTTATACGATAGCTTGCAGACTTGGTCTCACCTGAGCAGTATTATTATGGTCGAAGCCATTCGAGATATTGACGGTGTTCAAACTCAGCAGACCCGTTTTTACTTAAGTGATCTGGCGCTAAGCCCACAAGCTTTTAATGGCTATGTGCGTCAGCATTGGCGCATCGAAAATCACCGGGCCGATTTCTATGGTTCAAACAAGGGTTGGCGTATGATTTTTGTTATATTTTTTACCCCGCTTGACCACCGCATAGACCCGATGGATGAGTTTATTTCTTAG
- a CDS encoding PD40 domain-containing protein — translation MQSTSRKMTCLPILLTMLISTHTIRAQTPPPRSSPYLSQKPPALVPQVFAPNLVSQTDYYEYGSIFSKQGREFFYAVIVNAKPQIRCIRFENKAWTSPITLLASDQYEYNDPFLSPDESRLYFISDRATDGKGPKKDFDIWYIERKKDGWSKLPINAGSGINSAKNEYYMSFTKTGTMYFSSNGGTSSSTDKNYDIRFSPYINGTFQASRKLSHAVNSAHYEADVFVSPNEDYLIFCAERPGGFGNGDLYISFKSKTGEWQQAKNMGPAINTKGYEFCPFVTAEGKYFFFSREGDIYWVSAAVIDGLRKAISLRVRAS, via the coding sequence ATGCAATCGACTTCACGTAAAATGACCTGCCTGCCGATTCTTTTGACGATGCTAATTAGCACCCATACGATACGGGCCCAAACCCCTCCACCACGATCATCCCCGTATTTATCCCAAAAGCCGCCCGCTTTAGTACCACAAGTTTTTGCCCCCAATCTGGTCTCGCAAACCGATTACTATGAGTATGGGTCAATTTTCTCCAAACAGGGTAGGGAGTTTTTTTATGCGGTGATCGTTAACGCAAAGCCCCAGATTCGCTGTATCCGGTTTGAAAACAAGGCCTGGACAAGCCCCATCACCCTGTTAGCCAGCGACCAATATGAGTATAATGACCCGTTTTTGTCACCTGATGAATCTAGGTTATACTTTATTTCGGATCGAGCTACCGATGGAAAGGGGCCAAAAAAGGATTTTGACATCTGGTACATCGAACGAAAAAAAGACGGCTGGTCGAAGCTGCCCATCAATGCGGGCTCAGGCATTAATTCGGCTAAGAATGAATATTATATGTCGTTTACTAAAACGGGCACGATGTACTTTTCCTCCAATGGTGGCACCAGCTCGTCAACCGACAAGAACTATGACATCCGGTTTTCCCCCTATATCAATGGCACCTTTCAGGCTTCCCGAAAACTCTCCCATGCTGTCAACTCAGCGCATTATGAAGCCGATGTCTTTGTTTCACCCAATGAGGACTATCTAATTTTCTGCGCCGAGCGGCCGGGTGGGTTTGGTAATGGTGATTTATATATCAGTTTCAAAAGCAAAACGGGTGAGTGGCAACAAGCTAAGAATATGGGTCCTGCGATTAATACGAAGGGTTATGAGTTTTGCCCCTTTGTGACCGCAGAGGGGAAGTACTTCTTTTTTTCCAGGGAGGGGGATATTTATTGGGTATCCGCAGCGGTCATTGATGGGTTGAGGAAAGCGATATCGTTGAGGGTAAGGGCTAGTTAG
- a CDS encoding outer membrane beta-barrel family protein yields the protein MVTQENEGSSGSYALDSSFSNSGNYAEHSYAGYASYSTKFKLGWSLQTGLRYEQTYQELVSSNLSRTYSGFFPSLSLSKTLPNGPKISVSYARKLARPSLSALVPYRYQSDPYLISVGNPGLRPSFAHTLDANVTLGGLTLSVNYSNTQDAILNTVFFDPDTKIYTVSFTNLAQLHSEFVGLSWGHEWTKWWSMNWNGGLRGSQTQSPIGSYDAGLLTGYGLQIYLNNVFSLPKGYKAELLLVYESPSRSTINQSKGLFFTFLSLNKTLFKDGNLKLIFRDVFHTQLYRYVVSYGNVSSSNQYYNDNQRIQLAFSYTFGKRTVKAAKDRSLGNDAEKNRMGGGVR from the coding sequence TTGGTAACCCAGGAGAATGAAGGGAGTTCAGGCAGCTACGCCCTGGATTCGAGCTTCAGTAATTCAGGCAACTATGCCGAGCATTCCTACGCAGGTTATGCCAGTTACAGTACCAAATTCAAACTCGGGTGGTCGCTGCAAACGGGTTTGCGGTATGAACAAACATATCAGGAGCTGGTCAGTTCAAATTTAAGTCGCACGTATTCCGGTTTCTTTCCTAGCCTGAGCCTGAGCAAAACGCTACCCAATGGCCCAAAAATTAGTGTATCCTATGCTCGTAAACTAGCTCGCCCATCGTTATCGGCTCTGGTTCCCTATCGTTACCAATCCGATCCCTACTTGATTTCGGTCGGTAATCCGGGCTTAAGGCCATCCTTCGCCCATACACTGGACGCCAACGTAACCCTAGGTGGACTGACCCTGTCCGTGAACTATTCCAACACGCAGGATGCCATCCTGAACACCGTTTTTTTTGATCCCGACACGAAGATTTATACCGTATCGTTTACCAATCTAGCGCAGCTACACAGCGAATTTGTGGGTCTTAGCTGGGGGCATGAGTGGACGAAATGGTGGTCCATGAACTGGAATGGGGGTCTTCGGGGCTCGCAAACTCAATCGCCCATCGGTTCCTATGATGCTGGTTTGTTGACGGGCTACGGCCTGCAGATATACTTGAATAACGTGTTCTCTTTACCTAAAGGCTACAAAGCCGAATTATTATTGGTCTACGAATCACCCAGTCGAAGTACGATCAACCAAAGCAAAGGGTTATTTTTTACGTTCCTTAGTCTGAATAAGACCCTGTTTAAGGATGGCAACCTCAAGCTTATTTTCCGGGATGTTTTCCATACGCAACTCTACCGCTATGTGGTTTCTTACGGCAATGTGTCCTCGAGTAATCAATATTATAATGATAACCAGCGTATTCAGCTAGCCTTCAGCTATACGTTTGGCAAACGGACGGTAAAGGCTGCCAAAGACCGGAGCTTAGGCAACGACGCAGAGAAAAATAGGATGGGAGGTGGTGTACGGTGA
- a CDS encoding TonB-dependent receptor, which produces MKKTIVLLLCLGIYLPGLAQFQLQGTLIDTGHQPVPYATIRLAWAKDSSTIKGAVANEKGFFRLDNLAAGTYLLQLQSVGHQARWLPAFSLNETNPTADFGVITLNEKTESLAQITVKGQRSLVENQGDRMVLSVANSVIAKGNKVEDLLNYAPLVSKTPLGIKVANKSNVLILVDGRQMGQGALDNFLQNFSAEDILKIEVIPNPSAKYDASFGAVINIITLKSLERGLNGRLSTTYSQGHYGRFSPNGSLNLRSAKWNVFTTLTGRLDEVGSEEATVRTYQAGSMAGQAFSLYKTKGFSTFSGIDYFPSLNHVLGLRVNSSTQTIRSITDGTTAFRRSTGGVDSVLLLNRLETDNTRNYDVNINYTGKLDSVGKELSVNLTKSFFDRSNTQYLTYQYQHVDRSSLRSSSRARIQNPKTEENLIGKADLTVPLKKRTLGSRLPMDHHQQQ; this is translated from the coding sequence ATGAAAAAAACTATAGTTCTTCTGCTTTGTTTGGGGATTTATCTGCCCGGCCTGGCCCAGTTCCAACTACAAGGCACCCTCATCGACACGGGGCACCAACCCGTGCCTTACGCCACCATTCGACTTGCTTGGGCTAAAGACTCCAGTACGATCAAAGGGGCAGTAGCTAACGAAAAAGGCTTTTTTCGGCTGGATAATCTGGCGGCTGGAACGTACCTGCTCCAGCTACAATCGGTTGGTCACCAGGCTAGGTGGCTACCTGCCTTTTCGTTAAACGAAACGAATCCCACCGCGGACTTTGGGGTCATCACATTGAACGAAAAAACAGAAAGCCTGGCCCAGATCACCGTGAAAGGACAACGAAGTTTGGTGGAAAACCAAGGGGATCGGATGGTGTTGAGTGTAGCCAACAGCGTTATCGCTAAAGGCAATAAGGTCGAAGACCTGCTGAACTATGCACCCCTGGTGTCAAAGACCCCCCTAGGTATTAAAGTCGCCAACAAAAGTAATGTGCTGATTCTAGTGGACGGTCGCCAGATGGGACAGGGTGCGCTGGACAACTTTCTGCAAAATTTCTCGGCCGAGGATATCTTAAAGATTGAGGTGATCCCCAATCCATCGGCTAAATATGATGCCAGTTTTGGAGCGGTCATTAATATCATCACGCTGAAAAGCTTAGAACGAGGCCTCAATGGGCGGCTGAGCACCACCTATTCGCAAGGTCACTACGGACGCTTCAGCCCCAATGGCTCGTTGAATCTTCGCTCAGCCAAGTGGAATGTATTCACCACCCTTACTGGTCGGCTTGATGAGGTAGGATCAGAAGAAGCCACGGTTCGTACGTATCAGGCCGGGTCGATGGCGGGACAAGCCTTCTCGCTGTATAAAACCAAAGGTTTCTCTACTTTTAGTGGTATTGACTATTTTCCTAGCCTCAATCATGTGCTGGGTTTGCGTGTCAACAGCAGTACCCAAACCATTCGGAGCATCACGGATGGGACAACGGCTTTTAGACGCTCTACGGGTGGGGTTGATTCGGTACTACTATTGAATCGACTTGAAACGGATAATACCCGGAATTATGACGTTAACATCAACTATACGGGTAAACTGGATAGTGTAGGCAAGGAACTATCAGTCAATCTAACCAAGAGCTTTTTTGATCGATCAAACACCCAATACTTAACGTATCAATATCAGCATGTAGACCGTAGCTCGCTGCGCTCATCCAGCCGGGCCCGCATTCAAAATCCCAAAACGGAGGAGAATCTGATCGGTAAGGCTGACTTGACCGTGCCGCTAAAAAAAAGGACGCTGGGAAGCCGGCTTCCAATGGACCACCATCAGCAACAATAA
- a CDS encoding IS110 family transposase, translating to MEHTGLYNAHALDVLFQAQLPIWLEASLHIKQAGGLQRGKSDSVDAQRIAEYAYRFQDRTRLWKPARAVMKKLTEFTRLRQRLQGMISQLKVPLAEQKRFGDKVLTTQLGQHCSSSLKALLSDLKGGEKAIKQLITDDPTLKALRSGGPV from the coding sequence ATGGAGCACACGGGTCTTTACAATGCACACGCCTTGGACGTATTGTTTCAGGCTCAGTTACCGATCTGGCTAGAAGCTTCCCTCCATATTAAACAAGCTGGCGGGCTGCAACGAGGCAAGTCAGATAGTGTTGATGCTCAGCGGATTGCTGAGTACGCTTATCGCTTTCAAGACCGGACTCGGCTTTGGAAACCGGCTCGAGCCGTCATGAAAAAGCTGACTGAATTTACTCGACTTCGTCAGCGTCTGCAAGGTATGATTAGCCAGTTGAAAGTGCCTTTGGCCGAGCAAAAACGATTTGGTGACAAAGTCCTGACTACCCAACTAGGTCAGCATTGCAGTAGCTCACTGAAAGCACTGCTAAGTGATTTAAAAGGGGGCGAAAAGGCAATTAAACAGCTCATTACTGACGATCCTACCTTGAAAGCGCTCCGCTCCGGCGGCCCGGTTTGA
- a CDS encoding LytR/AlgR family response regulator transcription factor has translation MTTILRCAIIDDEFLAQELLTKYVRRVASLELIATFDDAILAFNQLPNLSPDVIFLDITMPELTGLEFLRAYPAPHPAVIMTTADPEHALAGFDLGVTDYLLKPIPFERFIKAIGRVREKKTSAPLASSLPAQTFPLAPVVNPAPGSDFIYFKTDRKLEQVRMDEIIFAESLGDYLKIFLADRYLVVLLTMKKLVDTLPPDRFLRVHRSCIVQLRHIQTLEGNTIHTSTGQALVVGPNYRAQVKEAVTKWLAI, from the coding sequence ATGACAACTATCCTTCGTTGTGCCATTATCGACGACGAATTCCTGGCCCAGGAGTTATTGACCAAGTATGTCCGGCGCGTTGCCTCGCTGGAGTTAATTGCCACCTTCGATGATGCGATTCTGGCATTTAATCAGCTACCCAATCTGTCACCCGACGTGATTTTTCTTGATATCACGATGCCCGAATTGACCGGGCTTGAGTTTTTGCGAGCTTATCCAGCTCCGCATCCCGCGGTAATCATGACGACAGCCGATCCCGAACACGCTCTGGCGGGCTTCGATCTGGGCGTGACGGATTATCTGCTCAAACCCATCCCGTTTGAGCGTTTCATCAAAGCGATTGGCCGCGTGCGGGAGAAGAAAACGAGTGCGCCCCTGGCGAGCTCGTTGCCAGCGCAAACGTTCCCTTTAGCACCGGTTGTCAACCCCGCTCCCGGTAGTGATTTTATTTACTTTAAGACCGACCGAAAACTGGAGCAAGTGCGAATGGATGAGATCATCTTTGCCGAATCGCTGGGGGATTACCTCAAAATTTTTCTAGCCGATCGGTATCTGGTCGTTCTGCTGACCATGAAAAAGTTAGTCGATACCTTACCCCCTGACCGCTTTCTACGGGTTCACCGCTCCTGCATCGTCCAGTTGCGCCACATTCAAACCCTGGAGGGCAATACCATTCATACCTCAACGGGACAGGCCTTGGTGGTTGGGCCTAACTACCGGGCCCAGGTAAAAGAAGCGGTAACGAAATGGCTGGCCATTTAG
- a CDS encoding luciferase domain-containing protein, with product MFLNDSIKGNPTVVTATHAEVGHLHPTDGSMHFSLSPSDTKEVLEKGWGELHGLAGQIYKPGSQLPATYMMVYSPRTEDELVTIKKILEAAILYSSLRTAK from the coding sequence GTGTTTCTCAATGACAGCATAAAAGGCAATCCGACCGTCGTAACGGCTACGCATGCCGAAGTAGGCCACCTGCACCCGACCGATGGCTCCATGCATTTTTCCTTAAGCCCCAGCGATACCAAAGAGGTTTTAGAAAAGGGATGGGGCGAACTGCACGGGTTAGCCGGACAAATCTACAAGCCGGGGAGCCAATTACCGGCAACCTATATGATGGTGTATTCCCCTCGAACCGAGGACGAGTTAGTGACCATTAAAAAGATACTGGAAGCCGCCATTCTCTATTCGTCTCTGCGCACAGCCAAATAA
- a CDS encoding IS110 family transposase encodes MATELILASDEFNAIDDPKKLACHAGVAPFEHSSGSSVRGKTRVNHHARKSLKTLLHMAAMSALQVPGELQEYYQRKVKEGKNKMLVINALRNKLIHRVYAVVKRGKKYNKNHTPTLV; translated from the coding sequence GTGGCCACTGAATTAATCCTGGCCAGTGATGAGTTCAACGCTATTGATGACCCCAAAAAGCTGGCTTGCCATGCGGGCGTAGCTCCCTTCGAGCACTCCTCGGGCAGTAGTGTACGGGGTAAGACCCGGGTGAATCATCACGCTCGAAAATCGCTAAAAACCTTGCTTCATATGGCAGCCATGTCGGCTCTTCAAGTGCCCGGTGAATTACAGGAGTATTACCAGCGAAAAGTCAAAGAAGGTAAGAATAAGATGTTGGTTATCAACGCACTAAGAAATAAACTCATCCATCGGGTCTATGCGGTGGTCAAGCGGGGTAAAAAATATAACAAAAATCATACGCCAACCCTTGTTTGA
- a CDS encoding ISAs1 family transposase, whose product MDVAELFFEIDDPRQEGKCFHQLTDILMIVLCGYLADCEGFEEVYDYACDKQEVFREFLELPCGIPSHDTLNRVFRRLEPTQLETLLTNWGKEIVDLLTQKQLIIDGKQLRGTVEAGHKQATVQIVSVWAEKERLCLAQSQIATKTNEIKAIPDLLKSIDIASSVVSMDAIGCQKTIAKLIIDQRADYLIGLKANQDGLYEQVVDWFERTKPSLQADISRDLGHGRAEKRAVFVSETLDLIDAAAGWVGLKSVIYVESTRWINDKEQRSTRYYISSLRGYSAAQMSCYIRRHWSIENEQHWHLDVTFDEDGCQVRKDHAPRNLSTVRKLALGLISRDPAKMSLKRKRKKAARDDAYLMTLLSQLNV is encoded by the coding sequence ATGGACGTAGCCGAATTGTTTTTTGAGATTGATGATCCCCGCCAGGAAGGAAAGTGTTTTCACCAGCTAACCGATATTCTAATGATCGTACTTTGTGGATACTTAGCTGATTGTGAGGGATTTGAAGAGGTTTATGATTATGCTTGTGATAAACAGGAGGTGTTCCGTGAGTTTTTGGAACTACCCTGCGGGATTCCTTCGCACGATACCCTAAATCGGGTCTTTCGCCGACTTGAGCCCACCCAGCTGGAGACTTTGTTAACCAATTGGGGCAAAGAAATTGTTGACCTGCTGACCCAAAAACAGCTTATCATCGACGGTAAACAACTGCGGGGAACGGTAGAGGCTGGCCACAAACAAGCCACCGTTCAGATTGTCAGTGTCTGGGCCGAGAAAGAGCGGTTGTGTCTGGCTCAGAGCCAGATAGCTACTAAAACCAACGAGATCAAAGCGATTCCTGATTTGTTAAAATCGATTGACATCGCCAGTAGCGTGGTTAGTATGGATGCCATTGGATGCCAAAAAACGATTGCCAAACTCATTATCGATCAGCGGGCAGACTATCTCATTGGCTTAAAGGCCAATCAGGACGGCTTATATGAACAAGTGGTCGATTGGTTCGAGCGAACAAAGCCTTCCTTACAAGCCGATATAAGCCGGGATTTGGGCCATGGGCGAGCTGAAAAGCGGGCTGTATTCGTAAGCGAAACACTGGACTTGATTGATGCCGCAGCGGGGTGGGTAGGCTTAAAAAGCGTCATTTATGTGGAGTCAACTCGTTGGATCAATGACAAAGAACAGCGCAGTACACGCTACTATATCAGCTCACTAAGAGGCTATTCAGCCGCTCAGATGAGTTGCTACATTCGTCGGCACTGGAGTATTGAGAATGAGCAGCATTGGCACCTTGATGTCACCTTTGATGAAGATGGGTGCCAGGTCCGGAAAGACCATGCTCCGCGTAATTTGAGTACGGTTCGTAAGTTGGCCTTAGGCTTAATTAGTCGTGACCCGGCCAAGATGAGTTTGAAGCGTAAGCGAAAGAAAGCTGCCCGAGACGATGCTTATCTAATGACTCTATTGAGCCAACTTAACGTTTGA
- a CDS encoding helix-turn-helix domain-containing protein → MATISTNYSISDFFNAYGLGQPLHSQIMCMRLEEQPDSKLTVMPLYRSDFYRVIQFTNSQLAFTAGETRQSIGQNCLSFSYPGKLESWEREGRLYGTVIYFTQEFTDVDSTHSGFDGQYPFFTLEGDTLLSLDEAEADQLKQRAEEMIQEMQSELPDNLNMIRKLLAVYLHKIRRIYTQKMGQLPPEQKANQALFNRFRKVLDEYVGQLANGQQSVMPSVSLLADSLGISANYLNEVIKRVTSLPASAHLQRKMMLEVKSYLLHSDDQVAQIAYRFGFDNVSYFNRFFKKQTGLTPVEFRARYQS, encoded by the coding sequence GTGGCAACTATTTCTACCAACTATTCCATCTCCGATTTTTTTAATGCCTACGGGTTAGGACAGCCATTGCATTCGCAGATCATGTGTATGCGCCTGGAAGAGCAGCCCGATTCCAAACTGACCGTCATGCCCCTGTATCGATCCGATTTTTACCGGGTTATTCAATTTACCAACTCCCAGCTTGCTTTTACCGCTGGGGAAACCAGGCAATCAATCGGGCAGAACTGTTTAAGCTTTAGCTACCCCGGCAAACTGGAATCCTGGGAACGGGAAGGACGCTTGTATGGCACCGTCATTTATTTTACCCAAGAGTTTACGGATGTCGATTCTACTCATTCCGGTTTTGATGGTCAGTATCCCTTTTTCACCCTGGAAGGCGATACCCTCCTTTCGTTGGACGAGGCAGAGGCCGATCAGCTTAAACAGCGAGCCGAGGAAATGATCCAGGAAATGCAATCAGAGCTACCCGACAACTTGAACATGATTCGAAAGCTGCTGGCGGTTTATCTGCATAAAATTCGACGGATCTATACCCAAAAAATGGGCCAACTACCCCCTGAACAGAAAGCCAATCAAGCCCTGTTTAATCGATTTCGGAAAGTGCTGGATGAGTATGTCGGCCAGTTGGCCAATGGCCAACAATCGGTCATGCCTTCGGTCTCTCTGCTGGCCGACTCGTTAGGCATCAGTGCCAATTATCTCAATGAAGTCATCAAACGAGTCACTAGCCTACCGGCTTCCGCTCATCTACAGCGCAAAATGATGCTGGAAGTCAAAAGCTATTTACTGCACTCCGACGATCAGGTTGCCCAAATTGCCTATCGATTTGGCTTTGACAACGTATCCTATTTCAATCGATTTTTCAAAAAACAAACGGGTTTGACACCGGTTGAGTTTCGGGCCCGATACCAATCCTAA
- a CDS encoding alpha/beta hydrolase: protein MQTLTQESFLSEEGLNVAYKHWKTVNSPKAILVFAHGFNSHSGYFQWPAEELTAQNFEVYAIDFPGRGHSDGERYYIADYQQFVNELDKLVDVAQSTHPGLPTFLLGHSAGGVLSSIYALEHQHKLRGFICESFAFQVPAPDFAVAVLKGLSHLFPHAHVLRLKNEDFSRDQAVVNFMNADPLIANEVQPTKTVQQLSLADERLKTDMAAIQLPLLILHGTADKATKPSGSQYFYDHASSTDKTLKFYEGHYHDLLNDLDKEIVMGDILDWLTEKVS, encoded by the coding sequence ATGCAAACACTTACTCAAGAGTCCTTTCTCTCAGAAGAGGGATTGAACGTGGCCTACAAACATTGGAAGACCGTTAATTCACCTAAGGCGATCCTAGTTTTTGCGCACGGATTTAATTCGCATAGTGGTTATTTTCAATGGCCTGCCGAAGAGTTGACGGCCCAGAATTTTGAGGTGTATGCCATTGATTTTCCTGGCCGGGGACACTCAGATGGAGAACGGTACTACATTGCCGACTATCAACAGTTTGTCAACGAACTTGATAAGCTAGTTGATGTTGCCCAATCCACTCATCCAGGCTTGCCAACTTTCCTACTGGGTCATAGCGCAGGTGGTGTTTTATCCTCCATCTATGCTCTGGAGCATCAGCATAAGCTCAGGGGTTTCATCTGTGAAAGCTTCGCTTTCCAGGTACCGGCTCCTGATTTTGCCGTTGCGGTCCTGAAAGGGCTAAGCCACCTGTTTCCTCATGCCCACGTGCTGCGGTTGAAAAATGAAGATTTTTCCCGCGACCAGGCTGTAGTTAATTTCATGAACGCTGACCCCCTGATTGCCAACGAAGTGCAGCCAACCAAAACCGTGCAGCAGTTATCGCTAGCGGACGAGAGGCTCAAGACAGACATGGCTGCTATCCAACTCCCCTTGCTAATTCTTCATGGTACGGCTGACAAAGCAACCAAACCCAGTGGAAGCCAGTATTTCTATGACCATGCGTCATCGACCGACAAAACACTAAAGTTTTATGAAGGCCATTACCATGACTTGCTCAATGACCTTGACAAAGAAATCGTCATGGGCGATATACTGGATTGGTTAACTGAAAAGGTAAGTTGA